Sequence from the Candidatus Neomarinimicrobiota bacterium genome:
GGGTCTGCCGGAGGAGCTGCGCAATGTGCTGGCTTTCGCCCTGGAGAAACTGCACGAACTCCAGCTCCTGGGCCAGGCGGGCGCTGAGGGCCAATTGAGTGCCGAGCTGTCTGCCTACGACGCATCCTGGGAGCGGTTCAAAGCCTTTGCCCCCCGCGAGCCCGGCGTACAGAAGACCATTGACGGACTCACCCCGCGGGATTTCGAGCGCAGTCTGCCCTATGGTAAACGGCGCAACCAGCAGATCAAACTGCCGCCCCTGCCCACCACCACCATCGGCTCGTTCCCCCAAACCGTGGAGGTCCGACGTCTCCGGCGGCGCTTCAAACTGGGGCAGATCAACCGTGCGGAGTACGAGGCGGGCGTCGATGCCTGGATCGGTTATACCATCGGGGCCCAGGAGGGCATGGGGCTGGATGTGCTGGTCCACGGCGAATTTGAGCGCTCCGACATGGTGGAGTATTTCGCCGAAAAAATGAAAGGGTTCGCCTTTACCGACAACGGGTGGGTACAGAGCTATGGTAACCGCTATGTCCGCCCCCCCATCATCTTCGCCGACGTGGTACGCAAGGGTCCCATGACCGTGCGGGAGTACGCCAAGGCCCAGTCGTTCACCACCAAGCCCGTGAAGGGCATGCTCACGGGGCCGGTGACCATTCTGAACTGGTCTTACCCGCGCACCGACATCACCGCCCGGGAGATCACCCTGCAGCTGGCCCTGGCCCTTCGGGAGGAGATCGCCGATCTGGAGGCCGCCGGCGCCCGGATTATCCAGGTGGACGAGCCTGCCCTGCGGGAAGGCCTCCCCCTCAAGCCCGAGCGCTGGGACGAATACCTCAGCTGGAGCGTGGACGCCTTCCGCCTGGCCACCGGTCGAGCCAAGCCGGAGACCCAGATTCACACCCACATGTGTTACGCCAAGTTCGGCGAAATTTTGGGGGCCATCGACCGGCTCAACGCGGATGTTATCTCCATCGAGAACGCCCGTAGCGATGACGAAACCCTGCGCGAACTGGAACAATACGGCTATCGCCGCGCGGTAGGTCCCGGAGTCTACGATGTGCACAGTCCCGTGATTCCCGGCAAGGCGGAGATCAAGGCCAAGGTGCAAATCTATCTCAAGCACCTGGAGGCAAATCAGATCTGGATCAATCCCGATTGCGGTCTGAAAACCCGCAGCTGGGACAAAGTCTTTCCGGCCTTGAGCCATATCGTGGAAGCCGTGGCTGAAGTCCGCGCCGAGTTGCCGACCGCCAACCCGTAGGCCGGCCCCCGATTGAAGGCTCGGGCCCACAGCTTCACCCTGCCGCAGCCCGATAGAATCGGTATGAGCCTCACCAAAGGAGGGCAGCTCGTTACGGAGCATTCTACCTGGGCGATCATTGCCCATCAGCCCTCAAAGACCTACTTCGCAGTATAATCGCCCGGGACCACTGTTGGGAGTACTTTAGACATACGCCGGAGCACTGATAGGGAGTGAGGTCCCGAAGGACGCAGATCATTAACCGATGATTGCATTTTATATAAAAATCCCATACTATTGAGTGCCAATAATCCCAACATTCCGGCGAATTCATTATGATTAGCTATCAAGTTATTTCCTCCCGCGGCAAGCCCCGGTTCGCGGTGGTGGACTACCACGCCTTCCTGAATCTCCTTGAACAGCTTGAGAGCCACCAAAAAAGCTCCGGGTCGGGCAAGCGCAGCCGCCAGCGAAAGGAGCCCTCAGCAAGCGAACTCACTCAGCTCATGCGCACCAGCCCCATCAAGGGCTGGCGGCTGTTTCGCAACATGACGCAGTCCGAGCTGGCCGATATGACCGGGCTCAAGCAGACCCATGTCAGCCTCATGGAAGGCAACAAGATCAAGCCCCGGGAAAATACGCTTCAGAAGCTGGCTACCGCCCTCAACTGTACGGTGGAGGACCTGACTGTCCGGCGTCCCTGAGCTCCCGCGCCCCCTGCAGCGGCCCGCCAACTGACCGGTGCGCTACCTCATCTTCGACATCGAGACGGTGCCCGTGGCCGATCTGCCCGCTGCGTTGAACGAGGAAGCCGCCAGGCGCACAGAGCGGGAGATTGGCAAAAGTGGCCTGGCCCCGGACGAGGCGGAGCGGCTCGTGCGCTCAATCTCGCCCTTTCTGGGAAGAGTCGTGGCCATCGGTCTGCGCCTCTATCACGATTCCAGCCAGGAGACCAAGGACAAGGTCATCGCCGAGCCCACCGAAGAGGGCACGCTGCAGGCCTTTTTCGAGACCGTCAACCACCCCGCCTCCCAGGACTTGCGCTTCGTGCACTACAACGGCCTCAACTTTGATGTGCCCTTCCTCATGATCCGGGCCGCGCTGCACGGGCTGCCCATCCACAATCCCCGTTTCATGAACCTGCGCCGTTTCGGTTATGATCCCCACGTGGACGTGATGCAGTTTCTGTCGCGTTGGGGCCGGGAAGGCGTCAGTCTCGATATGGCCTGCCACAGCTTCGGCATTCCCTCCCCCAAAGGCGGCGACGTCAGCGGCGAGACCGTGGCGGAGGCCATCGACCGGGGAGACTTGGACGCGGTGGAGGCCTATGTCATGCGGGACGTGGAGGCCACCTACCAGCTGTTCCTGAAGATCAAGCCCTACCTCTAGCCCGTCCGGGCCCCCTGGAGTGAATGCCCTGGGAACCCGTCGTAAAGGTCCGGGTTAGTCGCCGTCCCGGCGTCGTGGCCGGCCTCGGGATACATGCTGAGCCGGGCCTTGCCGCCCCAGGCCATGATCCTTCCCAGCACGGCCAGCATCGACAGTTTCAGCGTTGCTATCACGTGACATCTCCCTTTCAAGATGTTGCCTCTGTGATGTTCATCGCCAGCCCATGACCAGCCGCTCTCAATACCCCCTCAACGGGCCGCCCCACTGATGAGGTGCAAACCAGAAAGCCGTTGACAAGCCCACCTGCGCAAAGTACTATCAATTATCTCAATTCAAGCAGCGGGGATTCTGAATAATTTCGCGGGAGGTCATGCGATGAATAGAAAATTTACCCTGGAATATTGGAGGGACGACAGTTGGTATGTGGGCAAGCTCCAGGAAGCGCCAGGTGTGTTCAGCCAGGGAAAATCCTTGCAGGAACTTGAGGAAAACATACAGGAAGCCTACGAGCTTATGATTGCGGAACAGGATTCGGAGACCGGCCGTGAAGTGAAGACCAAGGAGATCACTCTGGACCTTGCGTGAAGAGGCGCGAACTGGTTAAGGAGCTCAGCGCTGCCGGTTGCTACCTGAAGCGCCACGGCAGGAATCACGACATCTATGCCAACCCTCGAAGCGGAAGGCAGGCGCCGGTGCCCCGCCACTCTGAAATCAAAGACTCTCTCTACAGACTCATTCGCAAACAGCTGAATATTTAATTCCGGTCTGGCGCCGGATTAGCCGACGGTTCAAACTCTCTATCGCATTTCCAGGACCGTACACTCGCTTCTTTCAGTACCCCCGCTCCCAGTCCACCACCTGCCTGAGCGGCTCACCCGCCAAGTAGCGCGCCAGGTTGGCTGCAACGATCTCGGCAATAGCTCCCGCTGCGCCCAGCGCCGCCACGTGGGGCGTGATGGTCACGCCCGGCAGGTCCCACAGCGGGCTGTCCTTGGGCAGCGGCTCCGCATCGAAAACATCCAGCACCGCCCCGGCCAGCCAGCCGGCCTCCAGCGCCTGCACCAGGCTGTGCTCGTCCACAATGTCCCCCCGGCCTATGTTGATGAACACGGTCCCCGGCCGGCAGGCCTTAAACACCTCACCCGACAGCAGGCCACGGGTGGCGGGCGTGCTGGGCAGAATATTGACCAGGTAGTCGGCACCGGCCAGAAACTCAGCGAGCTGGTCCGGGGTGAAGACCCGGTCCACGTTGGGCACCGTGCCACTGCCCCGCCGAAACCCCCACACCGTCATGCCAAACCCTCGGGCCACAGCGGCCACCGCCTGACCGATGCTCCCCACCCCCAGAAGGCCCAGGGTCAGGTCCGAAAGCACCCGGTAGCCGGACGGCTGCCACTGATGGCTCTCCTGCCAGCGGGACAGCCCCAGCAGGTGCCGCTCCCGGGCGAGGATATGTCCCAGGGTGTACTCCGCCATCATCGGGCCAAAGGCCCCTTCCACGCGGGTGAGTACAAAGTCCCGTGGGGCGCCCGCCCGGAGCAGACTGTCGACCCCGGCATAGGTCGCTTGCAACCACTTCAGGTGGGGGGCCCCTTCCAGATGGTACGCCACCAGGGGCGGATCGGCGACCACCACCTCCGCTTGGGCCAGGGCTTGGGCGGTATCAGGATCGGTTTTGGTGCGCAACCACGCCACGCCAGGCGGGCTGCGCTTGCGCAGTTGAGCCTCCAGGCCCGACATGCTGGTAACCAGTAATACGCGCAGTGCTTTGGTGGGCGCTGGAACGGCCATCGCCGCAGCTAAAAGTCATCCGGCAACTGCGCATCAAAAACCAGTTCCGCCGGACCGGTAACGCTCACTTCCCGCCAACCATCATCGAACTCTACGCTCAGCTCCCCGCCCGGGTTGACCACCCGGATAGGGCTGCTCATCGCCCCGCTACGGGCCGCCTGGAAGCAGGCCGCCGTACTGCCGCTGGCGCACGACAGCATCACCGACTCCACCCCCTTTTCGTAGGTGATAACCTTCAGGGTCTGGCTGTCAATCCGCTGAAAAAAGTCCACGTTCACTCCCCTCGGCTGGAAGGCAGCATGATGGCGCAGGGCTGGGCCGTTGGCCGCCACCAGCGCTTCGCTCAGGTCGTCCACCTCAATGACAAAATGGGGCGCTCCCGAGTCCACCTGCCGCCCCTTGAAGCCGTTCAACTCCATGAGCTCAGTGACGTGGCTGGGGGGCAGAATCTGGAGCCGGACCCGCCCGTCCGGCAGCAGCTCCGCACGGTGGTCACCCGCTCCCGTTCGTACGACGATTTCCCGGCGCCTGACCATCTCTCCCCGGATGGCAAAAGCCACTGCGCAGCGGGTCCCGTTGGCGCAGAAGGTTTCCCAGCTGCCGTCGGCGTTATGGTAGTCCAGGTGCATGTCCACCCCCGCATCCTCCGGTGGCGATAGGATCATCACGCCGTCGGCCCCAACCCCCCTGTGGCGGTTGCACACCCGCTGAATGAAGGCGGGGTCACGGATGATGTCCGGGCAGCGTTGGGCATCAAACAGCACGAAATCGTTGCCTGCTCCCTGGGCCTTGGTAAAGGGGATCATGGCTCAGCCGTGCGAAATGAAGACACCCAGCAGAACCGTGGCCAGGGCCAGCACCGGCGCCAGTTTCAGGAGCATGTCCACGCTTTTCTCCGCCTCCGGCTGCTCAGTTCCCTCCTGTGCCCCGTCGCGGAACCGCCTGACGCGACCCTGCACCATATGGCTCAGCCCTACAGCCATAACGCCCAGGATAATTTTCACGATGAACACGGCCCCGTGCTGGAGGATGCTGGGGCGTTCCATGATCATCAGGATGCCCGCCAGCAAAGCGATGGAACCTGCCGTCAGGGTGATTCGGTGGCCGACGGTTACCACGGCATTCAGGGAGGGAATGCCCTCCGCACCCCCGTCGGATCGCCGCGCTTGCAGCCACAGGATCGCCATGCTGGCTGCCGCACCCACGTAAAACACCACAAATGATACGTGGACCATCCGGAGCAAAAAGTAGTAGGTCACGCTGCCGTTCCTTTCATCATGTTCACCAGGGCCGGGACATCGTCGAAGCCGTCCACCAGCCAGGTGGGACCCTCAGCTTTGATCGCCTGTCGCCACTCGCTGCCGGCCCGCCGGCAGACAATGAGGCTGGCGCTGCCGTTCAGCCGTGCAATGCGCGCATCGTTGGGGGTGTCGCCGATAATGACGG
This genomic interval carries:
- a CDS encoding ribonuclease H-like domain-containing protein, coding for MRYLIFDIETVPVADLPAALNEEAARRTEREIGKSGLAPDEAERLVRSISPFLGRVVAIGLRLYHDSSQETKDKVIAEPTEEGTLQAFFETVNHPASQDLRFVHYNGLNFDVPFLMIRAALHGLPIHNPRFMNLRRFGYDPHVDVMQFLSRWGREGVSLDMACHSFGIPSPKGGDVSGETVAEAIDRGDLDAVEAYVMRDVEATYQLFLKIKPYL
- a CDS encoding helix-turn-helix transcriptional regulator, yielding MISYQVISSRGKPRFAVVDYHAFLNLLEQLESHQKSSGSGKRSRQRKEPSASELTQLMRTSPIKGWRLFRNMTQSELADMTGLKQTHVSLMEGNKIKPRENTLQKLATALNCTVEDLTVRRP
- a CDS encoding D-2-hydroxyacid dehydrogenase produces the protein MAVPAPTKALRVLLVTSMSGLEAQLRKRSPPGVAWLRTKTDPDTAQALAQAEVVVADPPLVAYHLEGAPHLKWLQATYAGVDSLLRAGAPRDFVLTRVEGAFGPMMAEYTLGHILARERHLLGLSRWQESHQWQPSGYRVLSDLTLGLLGVGSIGQAVAAVARGFGMTVWGFRRGSGTVPNVDRVFTPDQLAEFLAGADYLVNILPSTPATRGLLSGEVFKACRPGTVFINIGRGDIVDEHSLVQALEAGWLAGAVLDVFDAEPLPKDSPLWDLPGVTITPHVAALGAAGAIAEIVAANLARYLAGEPLRQVVDWERGY
- a CDS encoding type II toxin-antitoxin system HicB family antitoxin; the encoded protein is MNRKFTLEYWRDDSWYVGKLQEAPGVFSQGKSLQELEENIQEAYELMIAEQDSETGREVKTKEITLDLA
- the dapF gene encoding diaminopimelate epimerase, which codes for MIPFTKAQGAGNDFVLFDAQRCPDIIRDPAFIQRVCNRHRGVGADGVMILSPPEDAGVDMHLDYHNADGSWETFCANGTRCAVAFAIRGEMVRRREIVVRTGAGDHRAELLPDGRVRLQILPPSHVTELMELNGFKGRQVDSGAPHFVIEVDDLSEALVAANGPALRHHAAFQPRGVNVDFFQRIDSQTLKVITYEKGVESVMLSCASGSTAACFQAARSGAMSSPIRVVNPGGELSVEFDDGWREVSVTGPAELVFDAQLPDDF
- the metE gene encoding 5-methyltetrahydropteroyltriglutamate--homocysteine S-methyltransferase; translation: MSALKTQTLGYPRIGREREMKRALERYWKDKIDAAALLQTLVDVELDAWSAQREAGIDYIGVGDATLYDPVLDWALRMGLVPKRYHGLDGLDLTFAMARGKEGVPALELTKWFDTNYHYLVPEVEADVQPKANFADYLDTIRRARKELGERAVPIVLGPVTLLRLARVQGSFSDVLAALLPLYQDLLGQLQGLGVQEVQMHEPALVLGDAQKHRQHYSSTYETLAQAGLPINLVTFFDDLGAAYPWVAALPVDTLTLDFTHGDSSALIASNGWPQGKTLGAGILNGRSVWQLRPGETLATVQALARQAPLRLSMSCSLQFVPYEAARETGLPEELRNVLAFALEKLHELQLLGQAGAEGQLSAELSAYDASWERFKAFAPREPGVQKTIDGLTPRDFERSLPYGKRRNQQIKLPPLPTTTIGSFPQTVEVRRLRRRFKLGQINRAEYEAGVDAWIGYTIGAQEGMGLDVLVHGEFERSDMVEYFAEKMKGFAFTDNGWVQSYGNRYVRPPIIFADVVRKGPMTVREYAKAQSFTTKPVKGMLTGPVTILNWSYPRTDITAREITLQLALALREEIADLEAAGARIIQVDEPALREGLPLKPERWDEYLSWSVDAFRLATGRAKPETQIHTHMCYAKFGEILGAIDRLNADVISIENARSDDETLRELEQYGYRRAVGPGVYDVHSPVIPGKAEIKAKVQIYLKHLEANQIWINPDCGLKTRSWDKVFPALSHIVEAVAEVRAELPTANP
- a CDS encoding type II toxin-antitoxin system HicA family toxin translates to MKRRELVKELSAAGCYLKRHGRNHDIYANPRSGRQAPVPRHSEIKDSLYRLIRKQLNI